From the genome of Phlebotomus papatasi isolate M1 chromosome 2, Ppap_2.1, whole genome shotgun sequence:
actttttttctaggaaatccacgcgaaaaaaagctgataactccgcagaattccaagcggaatacagtagactctctcaaattcgggcatatgggaccgaaatgtcagccgaattagacagaaatttgggcgacaaactttttgaaaagcaacgattttttattcatgtgcatattaagtttacacactcatttatatcgtaaattgcatgaaaatccctcaataatgcaaaatcacatcaaaactaagacaaagcatgccaaatttgagcatatttgattcatttgataatcataattaacacttggaaggaccctagtggcagccgctgccaatttagttttcaatttaattttttatagtgaagaatatatcatttcgcttggaggcctgattgaatgcgtgcagaatttatctgtctattttttcgttataaagtttttaataaaaattaaatattaatgtaaatatattgtaaaaacaaaaaactgcactcggaaggaccaagtggcagttgctgccatatgcattttatatgggactttgacgttctgcagatgtaattttcttgattgttagtgtataaaaaccttaaaagaacaaattgaaagtgtttttgcaaaatattgagaagaattatggaaaatattgaattgagaaatatgaataattatgggaattattcaatttttctcttatttcccaaagcgaaaattccatttttttaagcGAAGCTAATAGataatagttaatagtattaactattgttcataagcATTCAAAAGCAGACTACTTTCCattactccatgattctgataaagatgaaaacatcgaatggttaaaaatctttagatacagtacccaaagagataaaatttctgattcagacaccagaaaagaactgactaaagcttcgaatattaaaatacaaataaaaatattaaaatattttgtaaaatccgataaataGCAGcagctgccacttggtccttccgtgacacttttactttacagtagactctcactcaatcggctctttttcaatcgggcgtcaaattttgttgacaattttcacgcttaattatgaagctaattcgctcaaattcgctgtagttcttcctattttatcgtgattctttataattgagcgctttttgtggaatttacaaaggctttgacgcccaaatctatcgataaaccggatgacatttcgccccatattgctgattgagagagagtctactgtagttagggttctacgaagtgttatgcccaacgctcaataacttttgtttgtaaatatgttttcaaaatttcccatgagcgtgagcgagatgactagatctagatctcactcactctcattgaaatgtcaaaaacatgtttacaaagcaaaagttattgtgcgttgggcattaaacttgaaaaatgacaacaaacttttttcaaatgtaaccgctgcccgaattaaaaagtaacccCGAGAGTAACCCGCCACccgcccgatcttaaaagagccgaatttgcgagagtctattgTATTTTCAAGACAATTATCTGCAGacaattccatggaaaatttccAGACCCAAATAGCTGAACACGCtgctaagaaatttttttataggGCATTAAGTGTCAGTTCGTGTCAACATCTGTCGGACATTTTTTGCGTTTACGGCACGTTTTAGTGGAGATTTTTCGTGGTAATAAGATGCCTTCCTGTGCAAAAATAGAGAAACGCGCCTCAGCCGAGGTGCAGATCCCTGACAATGGTACCCCCATACGTCAGGTGATTGTGGCAGTGGAGCATAAGATCCGAAACTTGGAGAAGAGGAAGGTAAGTTGGAAACTGTTTGGGGATTACGCCCTTTTTTTGCCAATTTCCCGTACAGCTGCCAATGTGAATGTACCCCAAATGGATTCTTTGGGGTATGTGGGTTGAATTGCAAGTTCAATTGAGTGGATAGAATTGGGATTTCCTGTTCCAATTTGTGGGTTTTTTCTTTGTTCCCCCCGACGCCatattttatacacattttgcGCTTTGCATGTGCCCTTCCGGATGGGAGGGGGGGCACTTTCTCGAGGTTTTCTTGAGTCGGATTCTCAAGGTTTCTATCCATGGGATGTTGCAGGGAAAGTTGGAGTCGTATAGGGATCTGCAGAAGTCAGGGAAAGATTTGACGCAGGATCAGAAAATTGCAGTGTCCAAGTACGATGAAGTAACACAGTGTCTGGACTTTGCTAGGGAATTGTTCAAGCAGGTCCATGCCATTTCGGCCATGTGGGAGAAGGATCAGAAGAAGGTGGTGCGCAAGGAGACGGCAACACGTATCCAGAATGAAGTGACCAAAGTCAAGGAAGTACTCGTGATTCAAGACACATTGGAGAATCTTCGCGATGAGCAAGCCCGGGAGGATTTCCTCACGGGTTCCAATGGTGCGGCTAAGCTGGAGAAGAAGGAACTCGATCTACTGGATAAGCTCTATGACAGTTCAACGGTCAAGAGGGTGCCTGGGTCAAATCTAGAAACCTACCTGGCCAGTGCCCAGAAGGCGGCTGATCACCTCATCTCGACGGTGGATGGCAAGCCAAAGTCCTTCTGTGACACAAATTACGAGCGTGTCCGAAGCATCCTGCAAGTTGTGCAGAATTCCGGCTATTTTGACAAACACTTCATCATGCCGGAAAAGGAGGAAGAACCAGAGACGGAGACTAAGGAAGTGCTAAAGAATGGAGTAGAGAGTGATGCTGAAGTAGCTCCGGCGAAGGAAACTGTGGAAGAACCTGAGGCACCGCCTCAGCAACCTGCAACTGTTCCCAACTTCCCGGCTGAACCCTTGACCCAAGCTCCTCCAGCTCTGGTGCCTCAGATTCTCATGCCACAGCCCATCACGACCATCATCCCAGCTCAGGCGTCCGTCGTGAGTACTGCCACTCCGCCCTTGGTGGGAATTCCCGGTGCTCCGAATCCCCTTATGAATGCCGGCCACATGAGAGCCATGGAACAGTCCTACTTCAAGCATCAACAGCAGTATATGCAGCAGATGAGGCCAATCTCGGACATCATCGGTGGCAGCAATTACTACTTCCTGCAGGAGTCTGAGCTCGATTCTCCGGACGTCGTGACATCTACACCGGCGGCACCGCAGCCACAGCAGCCGGCTGCAGCACCAGCTCCGGCACCCCAAATGACTGCCCCTGCCGTTCCCATCGCCACTCAGACCTTCACAAACCAGAACTATCCCATGGTGCCCCCGCAAACTGTCTTTCCCGGCATCAAGCCACCCGCCGCTGTTCCCAATCAACAACCAATTGCACCCAATCAACCTCCAGCTCCGGATCATCTTGCAGGTtagtgcattttttttctttcaaacaaaatattaacccattccttaccatggtattatacatcatacgcaaattgggtgattttagatgatttattcctgcgtaatttttatccgaattgctgtcgggaatggatttttagtaactttagttcttcaattttttaagaaaaatagtccgacagagatgaaaatacattttgttattgttttcttgcttcgcggaaggtcatgcaaaatttttgttcaaaatggcggacggaaaaaaTGACaacccgtcgaatttgttaaaattggcctcctTCCTCTTTcgtgatttgaattctagttgccaatttgttttcttgaatagttactgtatctaaagcaatagagtttgtaatgaattaatgcaaagaatttaaattcagcgaccgttaagacgtgtgtttacAGGGGCTCCCCGggccccataatagataaaaaaaattttcttttcaaaaaattcatctattaatctgtaggaaactaatctcaaaatatgaatattctatctcaagtatttctggtacattgactgaatgggttaactcttttcggaccacaacatatccagcgaacgaatttcagtaaaactcacgttattgtaactcttagtggtcaaatatgatacttttgtagagaaagaattttctccgcctctgggaaattggaaaactctcatgggtactctcgtccccaaaagaacgaaaaggagacaaactcagacaaacttcaattttcccaaaggcaataatatcaattttgtgaattatttttgcgtgtcaaatgactcctttacaatgttgattactaaaacaagaagaattattgaccagtatcttgtgggatgtccaggaagtgctaaaaaggacaccgagctcctgcttgccaacagattcctcaaaatatttcacagaatagcactttaaaacacatttttctcaAACACGATGTTactgcagacacattaagctttctcaagagccaaaaaaacacttcctggacaatcagaattcaccaaaatctggaagaatacaAAAAACTTTAAGCAAGCTGAACTTCGTACCAATTTGACAAGtaccaaattttaaatttgaccgttaatacactgagaaaaaaatgggatatGAAGAGGGAATTACTTAGTTTTCAACAGAAATAAAGGTAATTTTCGATGAAAACGCATCTCCAGAGCTTATTGAATCCTCTATTGACTCACAGGAACttaataggacttgtgctgtaataaaattatagcattttatcgattttttgtgGTTCAGTACAGATTAGCCAGCTGTCAAATTGGTACGAACTTCAgcttttttcaatgaaatttggtATCAGCAAAAAGCTGAAGTTTGTACCAAATTTTTGATAGgttctattttaattaattcacaaTTATTCACTGGGGGATATCACTGGGGTGGCCAGGAAGACGCTAAACTACCGCCTGAGATACCGGGCAAGAGGAATCTTGGCCACATTCACTTGAAAATCCGTAAATAAATTTGGTACCAAAAAAACTGAAGTTCGTACCAATTTGACAGCTGGCTAATTTGTACTGAGccacaaatttaataaaatgcgaTATTTTCACTATAGCACAAGCTTCATTAAGTTTCTGGGAGTCAGTACAGGATTCACTGAGGCTCTGAGGATGGAATTTGTGTGTAATTTCCACTAAAACGCTGAAAAACCACtttgttttcatttcaatttgtactttttttttagtgtacCTTCCGAAATTTGGTACTGTCAAATTGGTACGTAGTTCAGGCTGCTAAAACTTTATCAACTTCaatcaaatgtcaaaattatcggccatattggcaaaaatttcgctcccgcttgaattttcttacaaggttggtgttaaaaagcaaatggcgggcattggcgggataaccttacatttgacctctagatttttggggacgagagtacccataaagtttgaacaagttttttttattattattattatttattaatgcaGCGGCAAATTGCCATATGCATATAAAAATCAGGTACATTGGAAGACTACAATTCAATAACAATTCTAGCTATACCTGATTAGAAAAAGAAACCTTAAATATCTAAATCGAAATAACAATTTGTACGtggtaattaatttaaaaaaaaagagaaaataaagagaaagagaacaaaattttgcaagttttttttttaaattttaagaaaaaaatatttttcgaatttatgcaatttgtaattgttagttatcatacttattggccccgagaggtttttccttattctggtctagaaatatcaaaaaaaaaaagtcacaatatctgcaaggaagcagaaaatcgaaaattcacgatttttgaccaaaaatatcttagctcaggagttaattgggggaacctgcaaaaaatatcctagatttggacatcctcatagtttgtaatcatccacaagaatcggatttttatcgattctaaatagtccaaaaaaaattctttttttccatggatacccagagtcccaaaggagacgaaagagttaaaccccttcggtaaaatttgaatttgtggCATTCAAATTCTGACCTGAATCCTGTAAAGTACAGtggactctcactcaatcggctctttttcaatcgggcgacaaattttgttgacaattttcacgcttaattatgaagctaattcactcaaattcgctgtagttcttcctattttatcatgattctttataattgagtgctttttgtggaatttacaaaggctttgacgctcaattctatcgctaaacaggatgacattttgccccatattcccgattgagagagagtctactgtaaagtaAAGTGTATAAAAGGAAAGCCAATATAACTTGCAACATCTTTCACAGCAGAGTCTGGAGAATTATTTCAAAAGCAGGTCAAGGAAATTGCAAGGAGTCTTGTTTTGTTCATTTTATGCTCTGTTAAAGAGGCCAAAGAAATTACCTCAAAAACAATCATAACATAATTGATTATTGCAAtgcgatttatttatttattttctaaattgaatCATTTTACTAATTTCTTCTCAATTGATTTTTGCAATTGCATCTTTTAAGCTAAGAAgtctattttcaatttaatttagggTTTTAGGGGAAGGTTTCGCAGGTACGTACTGAAAATGGTTTCCatgatttaaccctctaacgggtaagaccgtctccaggcggtcttcacaaaaatcacatttacagcgacaataaaggttttatttatttaaaaatgctatagtgtcctcggtaatagtcttataaacatctcttgaaagtttgaactcattttgactcttcgttttgttgctattcccagttttgtgtgacaggtcagagaaaaagcaaccaaaaat
Proteins encoded in this window:
- the LOC129803762 gene encoding caprin homolog, whose protein sequence is MPSCAKIEKRASAEVQIPDNGTPIRQVIVAVEHKIRNLEKRKGKLESYRDLQKSGKDLTQDQKIAVSKYDEVTQCLDFARELFKQVHAISAMWEKDQKKVVRKETATRIQNEVTKVKEVLVIQDTLENLRDEQAREDFLTGSNGAAKLEKKELDLLDKLYDSSTVKRVPGSNLETYLASAQKAADHLISTVDGKPKSFCDTNYERVRSILQVVQNSGYFDKHFIMPEKEEEPETETKEVLKNGVESDAEVAPAKETVEEPEAPPQQPATVPNFPAEPLTQAPPALVPQILMPQPITTIIPAQASVVSTATPPLVGIPGAPNPLMNAGHMRAMEQSYFKHQQQYMQQMRPISDIIGGSNYYFLQESELDSPDVVTSTPAAPQPQQPAAAPAPAPQMTAPAVPIATQTFTNQNYPMVPPQTVFPGIKPPAAVPNQQPIAPNQPPAPDHLAAVHIPGFATARPIVPPNSAPQTLQQQQQQQQQQQQQPIQTAGHVSPGQAQQFPAADNRSLMMTQAPQPAVSSAQPAPVVEKVAPSRKEEPPAEEPPLTISEWTAEDSAAVTKKVAEESTDWGDQVNEATTKDWNSADTSNAAGDNQFGGSWQPEGGSSGGGYGGRRGYSSGGGGQMRRRGMHNNMGYRSSRQQQGGGGGNGGGGYHQNGGGAGQRSGGGSTFYRNNDPNYYQNQNGGSSGGSGGGGYHNGGSNYKQRPNMRQSMGGGGGGNRGERSNSNRRDNRPMRSTGGYQGPTRNSAPAQNE